A genomic segment from Cuculus canorus isolate bCucCan1 chromosome 18, bCucCan1.pri, whole genome shotgun sequence encodes:
- the MCRIP1 gene encoding mapk-regulated corepressor-interacting protein 1 has product MTIRGVVCTEGAWSITSESFAGVERGVACARGRVPRMRSAALPSRSERDREAGAGPSRAEPSPARQPRPGLTRPSGANAMASSPVSRVVYNGKRSGGPRSPGAGSEIFTPAHEENVRFIYEAWQCVERDLRNQMGSERGLVEEYVEKMPNPSLKAFKPVDLGDLKRRNTQDAKKS; this is encoded by the exons ATGACGATAAGGGGCGTGGTCTGCACAGAGGGGGCGTGGTCAATAACAAGCGAGAGCTTCGCAGGTGTAGAAAGAGGCGTGGCCTGCGCAAGGGGGCGTGTTCCCCGCATGCGCAGTGCAGCGCTTCCGTCGCGGTCCGAGCGCGATCGGGAGGCGGGAGCCGGGCCCAG CCGCGCcgagcccagcccagcccggcAGCCCCGGCCCGGCCTAACCCGGCCCAGCGGCGCCAACGCCATGGCCAG CTCTCCTGTGTCCCGCGTCGTCTATAACGGGAAGCGGAGCGGCGGCCCGCGCTCCCCTGGCGCCGGCAGCGAGATCTTCACGCCGGCCCACGAGGAGAACGTGCGCTTCATCTACGAGG CCTGGCAGTGCGTGGAGCGGGACCTGCGCAACCAGATGGGCTCTGAGCGTGGACTGGTCGAGGAGTACGTGGAGAAGATGCCGAACCCCAGCCTGAAAG CATTTAAGCCTGTCGACCTGGGTGACCTGAAGAGGAGGAACACACAGGATGCGAAGAAATCCTAA